The Cervus elaphus chromosome 12, mCerEla1.1, whole genome shotgun sequence genome includes a region encoding these proteins:
- the RPGRIP1 gene encoding X-linked retinitis pigmentosa GTPase regulator-interacting protein 1 isoform X8, whose amino-acid sequence MLKLCNKDVLSPNFECPSDNSPLPPYLLPIFSMLDSSNQPQWSHELGEQLQQKVSQLQDQLDVEMKEKREILLQLSQEKAQNKDLELELTNLLQKHRQEVEDLQNISTFSQSPDRQSAPATHPALFQETTQIKPCEPKSQEEKKLSQMLSELQVSHAETTLELEKTRDMLILQRKINVCYQEELEAMMTKADNENKDHEEKLERLNQLLDLKNKRINQLEGILRSHGLPVSGNFNLTNPVGEPNGSVQVQLDWGSCYIPPESFPKPEAQSEENTRDALETSIEEEEASFPPQDQMVSIDIPTEAGQYEAKRKPPQVGERKEREHQVAGYSRRKHGRKTGIQGKNRMEYLSHNLLNGNTLQVKYVEWKFSGLKISTDHVLKNQQKEEEMTSSDSAQILKETPHPVNDKEFCEQASEVSEAQTTDSDEIVTPVSQKCPKAGSEKMCIEIVSLAFYPEAEVMCDENVEQVYVEYKFYDLPLSETETPVSLRKPRAGEEIHFHFSKVIDLDPVEQKERRQFLFTMLTGQDPEQGHLKFTVVSDPIEEETKECQEVGYAYLELWPILVSGRDILEQDLDIVSPEDQATPIGKLKVSLQAAAALHAIYKEMTEDLFS is encoded by the exons ATGCTGAAACTGTGTAATAAAGACGTCCTATCACCCAACTTTGAGTGTCCATCTGACaactctcctctccctccttacTTGCTGCCCATTTTCAGCATGTTGGATAGCAGCAATCAGCCTCAGTGGAGCCATGAGCTTGGAGAGCAGCTACAGCAGAAAGTCTCTCAGTTGCAGGATCAACTGGATGTtgagatgaaagagaagagagaaatcttACTTCAGCTCTCACAAGAGAAAG ctcAAAACAAAGATCTGGAGCTTGAGCTCACCAACTTGCTTCAGAAGCATAGACAGGAAGTAGAGGATCTCCAAAATATAAGCACATTTTCCCAATCTCCTGACAGGCAATCTGCACCAGCCACTCACCCAGCTCTATTTCAAGAGACCACTCAGATAAAG CCCTGTGAACCAAaaagccaggaagaaaaaaaactgtcCCAGATGTTAAGTGAGTTGCAAGTATCGCATGCAGAGACCACATTGGAACTAGAAAAGACCAGAGACATGCTTATTCTGCAGCGCAAAATCAACGTGTGTTATCAG gAGGAACTGGAAGCAATGATGACAAAAGCcgataatgaaaataaagatcaCGAAGAAAAACTGGAGAGGTTGAATCAACTCCTAGACCTCAAGAACAAGCGTATCAATCAGCTGGAAGGTATTTTAAGAAGCCATGGCCTTCCAGTATCCG GTAATTTTAACCTCACTAACCCTGTGGGGGAACCCAATGGATCTGTTCAGGTGCAACTGGATTGGGGGTCTTGCTACATACCCCCAGAGAGCTTCCCAAAGCCAGAAGCTCAGAGTGAGGAGAACACCAGGGATGCTTTAGAGACATCAATAGAAGAGGAAgaggcttcctttcctccccag GACCAGATGGTATCTATTGATATTCCCACTGAAGCTGGCCAGTATGAAGCTAAAAGAAAACCTCCTCAggtgggagaaaggaaggaaagggaacACCAGGTCGCAGGCTACTCAAGAAGAAAACATGGCAGAAAAACAGGCATCcaaggaaaaaacagaatggagTATCTTAGTCATAACCTCTTAAATGGAAATACACTACAG GTGAAGTACGTTGAATGGAAATTCTCAGGGCTTAAGATCTCCAcagatcatgttttaaaaaatcagcaaaaggaagaggaaatgacatcATCCGATTCAGCACAGATACTAAAGGAAACCCCACATCCTGTGAATg ATAAAGAATTCTGTGAACAAGCTTCTGAAGTCAGTGAAGCACAAACTACAGACAGCGATGAGATAGTAACACCTGTATCTCAGAAATGTCCTAAGGCG GGTTCAGAGAAGATGTGCATTGAAATCGTCTCCCTGGCCTTCTACCCAGAGGCTGAAGTGATGTGTGATGAGAACGTGGAACAGGTGTATGTGGAATACAAGTTCTACGATCTGCCCTTGTCAGAGACGGAGACTCCAGTATCCCTGAGGAAACCGAGAGCAGGAGAAGAGATCCACTTCCACTTCAGCAAGG TGATAGATCTGGACCCAGTGGAGCAAAAAGAACGGAGGCAGTTTCTGTTCACCATGCTGACTGGACAAGATCCCGAGCAAGGACA tttaaaGTTTACAGTAGTAAGTGATCCTATTGAGGAGGAAACAAAAGAATGTCAAGAAGTAGGCTACGCATATCTGGAACTGTGGCCAATCCTGGTATCAGGAAGAGACATCCTAGAGCAAGATCTAGACA
- the RPGRIP1 gene encoding X-linked retinitis pigmentosa GTPase regulator-interacting protein 1 isoform X5, whose amino-acid sequence MSWKSQVEDVSILQITLKEFQERVEDLEKERKLLNDNYDKLLENMLDSSNQPQWSHELGEQLQQKVSQLQDQLDVEMKEKREILLQLSQEKAQNKDLELELTNLLQKHRQEVEDLQNISTFSQSPDRQSAPATHPALFQETTQIKPCEPKSQEEKKLSQMLSELQVSHAETTLELEKTRDMLILQRKINVCYQEELEAMMTKADNENKDHEEKLERLNQLLDLKNKRINQLEEQLKDVAYGTRHLPLCLKPLPAHEDEDEVDISPRHQSENLFELHIHQAFLTSAALAQAGDTQLTTFCTYSFYDFETHCTPLVVGPQPLYDFTSQYVVETDSLFLHYLQGASAQLELHQAIASEHHTLAVGWICFDRVLETVERVHGSATLTGTGGEVFGVLEYWMRLRFPIRSSLQAYNKRKKAQAYLAANVLGAWEAQKDEPRSGTWKNQNELRVEIIRCCGLRSRSLGAQPSPYVMYRFFTFSDHDTPIIPASNNPYFRDLARFPVLVSSDLDQYLRREALSVYVFDDEDPEPGSYLGRGQVPLLPLAQNKSIQGNFNLTNPVGEPNGSVQVQLDWGSCYIPPESFPKPEAQSEENTRDALETSIEEEEASFPPQDQMVSIDIPTEAGQYEAKRKPPQVGERKEREHQVAGYSRRKHGRKTGIQGKNRMEYLSHNLLNGNTLQQVKYVEWKFSGLKISTDHVLKNQQKEEEMTSSDSAQILKETPHPVNDKEFCEQASEVSEAQTTDSDEIVTPVSQKCPKAGSEKMCIEIVSLAFYPEAEVMCDENVEQVYVEYKFYDLPLSETETPVSLRKPRAGEEIHFHFSKVIDLDPVEQKERRQFLFTMLTGQDPEQGHLKFTVVSDPIEEETKECQEVGYAYLELWPILVSGRDILEQDLDIVSPEDQATPIGKLKVSLQAAAALHAIYKEMTEDLFS is encoded by the exons ATGAGCTGGAAGAGCCAAGTGGAAGATGTGTCCATCCTGCAGATAACCCTGAAGGAG TTTCAGGAGAGAGTTGAAGATTTGGAAAAAGAACGAAAATTGCTGAATGACAATTATGACAAACTCTTAGAAAA CATGTTGGATAGCAGCAATCAGCCTCAGTGGAGCCATGAGCTTGGAGAGCAGCTACAGCAGAAAGTCTCTCAGTTGCAGGATCAACTGGATGTtgagatgaaagagaagagagaaatcttACTTCAGCTCTCACAAGAGAAAG ctcAAAACAAAGATCTGGAGCTTGAGCTCACCAACTTGCTTCAGAAGCATAGACAGGAAGTAGAGGATCTCCAAAATATAAGCACATTTTCCCAATCTCCTGACAGGCAATCTGCACCAGCCACTCACCCAGCTCTATTTCAAGAGACCACTCAGATAAAG CCCTGTGAACCAAaaagccaggaagaaaaaaaactgtcCCAGATGTTAAGTGAGTTGCAAGTATCGCATGCAGAGACCACATTGGAACTAGAAAAGACCAGAGACATGCTTATTCTGCAGCGCAAAATCAACGTGTGTTATCAG gAGGAACTGGAAGCAATGATGACAAAAGCcgataatgaaaataaagatcaCGAAGAAAAACTGGAGAGGTTGAATCAACTCCTAGACCTCAAGAACAAGCGTATCAATCAGCTGGAAG AACAGCTTAAAGACGTGGCTTATGGCACCCGACACTTGCCATTATGTCTGAAACCACTGCCAGCCCACGAAGATGAGGATGAAGTGGACATTTCTCCACGGCATCAGAGTGAGAACCTTTTTGAACTGCACATCCATCAGGCCTTTCTGACCTCTGCTGCCCTGGCTCAGGCTGGAGACACTCAACTTACCACTTTCTGCACCTATTCCTTCTATGACTTTGAAACCCACTGTACCCCACTAGTTGTGGGGCCACAGCCTCTCTATGACTTCACCTCCCAGTATGTGGTGGAGACAGACTCCCTCTTCTTGCACTACCTTCAAGGGGCTTCAGCCCAGCTTGAGCTACACCAGGCAATAGCCAGTGAGCACCACACCCTTGCAGTTGGATGGATTTGCTTTGACAGGGTTCTAGAGACTGTAGAGAGAGTCCACGGCTCCGCCACACTTACTG GAACTGGTGGAGAAGTCTTTGGGGTGCTAGAGTACTGGATGAGGCTGCGCTTCCCCATAAGATCCAGTCTACAAGCATACAATAAGCGAAAGAAAGCCCAGGCATACTTGGCAGCCAATGTGCTTggagcctgggaagcccagaaggatGAG CCCAGATCGGGGACCTGGAAGAATCAGAATGAGCTGCGGGTGGAAATCATCCGATGCTGTGGCCTCCGGAGCCGATCGCTGGGAGCCCAACCCAGTCCTTACGTCATGTATCGCTTCTTTACCTTTTCTGACCACGACACGCCCATCATTCCGGCCAGTAACAATCCCTACTTCAGAGACCTGGCTAGGTTCCCAGTGCTTGTGAGTTCTGACCTGGATCAGTATCTGAGGCGGGAGGCCCTCTCTGTGTACGTTTTTGATGACGAAGACCCAGAGCCTGGCTCGTACCTTGGCCGAGGCCAAGTGCCCTTGCTTCCTCTTGCACAAAACAAATCCATTCAAG GTAATTTTAACCTCACTAACCCTGTGGGGGAACCCAATGGATCTGTTCAGGTGCAACTGGATTGGGGGTCTTGCTACATACCCCCAGAGAGCTTCCCAAAGCCAGAAGCTCAGAGTGAGGAGAACACCAGGGATGCTTTAGAGACATCAATAGAAGAGGAAgaggcttcctttcctccccag GACCAGATGGTATCTATTGATATTCCCACTGAAGCTGGCCAGTATGAAGCTAAAAGAAAACCTCCTCAggtgggagaaaggaaggaaagggaacACCAGGTCGCAGGCTACTCAAGAAGAAAACATGGCAGAAAAACAGGCATCcaaggaaaaaacagaatggagTATCTTAGTCATAACCTCTTAAATGGAAATACACTACAG CAGGTGAAGTACGTTGAATGGAAATTCTCAGGGCTTAAGATCTCCAcagatcatgttttaaaaaatcagcaaaaggaagaggaaatgacatcATCCGATTCAGCACAGATACTAAAGGAAACCCCACATCCTGTGAATg ATAAAGAATTCTGTGAACAAGCTTCTGAAGTCAGTGAAGCACAAACTACAGACAGCGATGAGATAGTAACACCTGTATCTCAGAAATGTCCTAAGGCG GGTTCAGAGAAGATGTGCATTGAAATCGTCTCCCTGGCCTTCTACCCAGAGGCTGAAGTGATGTGTGATGAGAACGTGGAACAGGTGTATGTGGAATACAAGTTCTACGATCTGCCCTTGTCAGAGACGGAGACTCCAGTATCCCTGAGGAAACCGAGAGCAGGAGAAGAGATCCACTTCCACTTCAGCAAGG TGATAGATCTGGACCCAGTGGAGCAAAAAGAACGGAGGCAGTTTCTGTTCACCATGCTGACTGGACAAGATCCCGAGCAAGGACA tttaaaGTTTACAGTAGTAAGTGATCCTATTGAGGAGGAAACAAAAGAATGTCAAGAAGTAGGCTACGCATATCTGGAACTGTGGCCAATCCTGGTATCAGGAAGAGACATCCTAGAGCAAGATCTAGACA